The Desulfurococcaceae archaeon DNA window CTTTCTTGGTTGTCTTTGCAAACCTCTTCTGCTCGGGCTTTCTCTTGGATCCGTAACCCCTCTTTTTCCTCTCGTACCTTCTCTCACCTTCGGCAATGCCCCTCCTCTTACCGTGCTTGTATATCGTTACTGAGTGCTCTGTGTGTGCTCGACATCTCGGGCAGTAGGTCACTATAACTTTGGGGTATTTCGCCACGGTAAACACCTGCATATAGCGCTACTGCACTAGTTTAAGCTAGAGTTTTGAGTGTTTTAAACCTAACGCGTAAGCAACCACGTTTGTTAAAACGTGGAGGGCGAGGATCAAGAGTAGCGTTGTGACCACATAAAGAGGCCTTAACACGACGTCCCCGATGCCCAGTAAGTAGTAATACGCCGTTACAGCAAGCGCGAAATCCCACTGGTCGAGTAGGGGCGCGGGATCTCCGGGTTTGATGCTAAGTCTTCGCTTAATAAACGCCCCTAGGAGGTCTCCTAGAAGAGCAGAGAAGCCAGCACCTAGGGCTAACAACGGGGTTAGGGGCTCGCCTAAGAACGCTCCTATGCAGGAGCCGGCAATATAAGCCCCGATGACGCCCAGGAGCAGCCCTTCCCACGTCTTGTTTTTCCCAAAAATGGGCTTATTGTCGACGAAGAGCTTGCCTCCGTCAATTGGCTTGGTCCCTCCAATCAGGACGGGGAAGGCGTTTGCGATCATTGGGGGTAGGTAGTACCTCAGTACCCACAGTAAGTAGTCTTCGGGTTCAATCAAGCCATTCGACACCAGTTTCCGTTATTTTGAAGGAAAGTTTATTAAAGCTCGCTGGAACGGGGGTTTTCGCGGGCTTAATGTACCTTCTACCGGCTTCTTCGGTGAAGACCCCTATGACGGTGTCGAAGTAGTAATCCATGATCCTCGATCCGGATGCCTCTAAGTCCCCCCTCTCCCCCACTCTAACCTGTGCGGTGGCGAAGAGCTTTCCCCTGTGCCCCGCTACCGCTTCAAGCAGCAAGCTGATGATAAAAACCTGCTTTGTGAGAGCGCTTTCTCTAAGCGCCTCTACGCGGAATAGTGCATTTATACTATCGACGAAAACGAAGACCGGTCTTAGCAGGTATGTTGCGATGGCTAGTCTTAAGAGGGTATCCATGTCGTATGCTTCGGCGAACAGCGCTTTCTCGTACTTTTCCGGGTTTTTTGCAACTCTCTCGTAGTGGAGGGTCTCTTCAGTTGATATGTAAACGCAGTCGTGAAACCTACACACGTTGCTGGCAATGGCTAATAAGAGGGTGGTTTTGCCAGCGCCTGCAGGGCCGTAGAAAAGTACCGCCGTCGAGGGCTCGATCACGCCGTCTAGTAACCTGTGACCACTGTACACGTCGTATATAAGCTATCACCAAGACAATCTAATAATGACGAGGAGCTTATAGCTAGAAGCAACGGTCGGTGCGTTTTGCAAAGGAGATTACTAGTACTGGCAGTATACGATCCGAAGTGGTTCATGCAGGCCATAAAACTGGCTAAACGACGCGGTATCGCGTTCAGCTATTACTACCCGGGAGAAGACCTGCCTCGGGGGAGCGTTGTCTATACAGATTTTGAGTACATTTTAGGGGAACTTGAGGGTAGGAAGGACTTGTTGATAATATACGATCCGCAGAGAAGCTGTAAAAAGCTGGAAGAGGCCATACTAGCGTCCATGTACAGTAGTGGTTATAGAAGCGTGATCGTCGGCGTAGATCCCGGTGATGTACTCAGCTACGTCATTCTCGGAGACGACTACCTCCTGCTTTACGGTGAAGGCGGGTTAAAAGACCTTGACGAGGACTTTAACTACGTACTGAGCTGCGTTCCGCACGATGAGATCAGGGTTAAGGTCGGCACGGGTCACAAGTGCGGCGAAGTTGTAGAGTACATTAAGAAGAAGTACGTTAACATCCCACTAGAGCTAGTTGACGAGACGAGCACATCTCCGAGTAGAAGTAGGATAGACGAAGTAGTTCACTCTGCAAGGAGATTACGCGGCCTCAAACCCTTCAGGCACAAAGACATATATGCAGCCTATAGGATAGCGCTGAGTAAGGGCGTAGAGGTGCTGTAGTAGAAATGCCCATCCTGAAACTAGCGAAGGATGAGGCGGTTAAGCTGTACGGTCCAATGTCTGTAGTGGTCAGAAACGGCTGTATAGATGTCCAGGGAAAGCTCGCCTGCACCGGTGAGAAATTCATTATACACAAGGCTAGGAACTACGTCGCAGAGGCCGTGGACAGCTGCGAACTCGAGGTCGCGATGATCAACGATTCGCAGATACAGACGCTGGATTCCTCCGACCCCTACCGAGTGAAGAAAAACATCGCGCGGGAGATCGCGAAACGCGGATTTAATCGCGTAGTGGTAGTGGGTTGCGTAGACTGCGGTAAGACCTCCTTTACCACTGTGCTTTACAACACTCTATTAGCGTGCGGGCGCAAACCCGTAGTTATTGACGGGGACGTAGGGCAGGCGGACATAGGTCCCCCGGGATTCGTGTCGGCGGGCTACTCCGAGAAGCCCGTGTACTGGATTAACGAGTTAAGGCCCCTAATTATGAGGTTTATAGGTGACATAAAGCCCCAGGGCTACACGCAGATCATTGTAAACGAGATTGTGAGACTAGTCGAGGTAGCTGAGGGGGAAGGCTTCGACAGCGTAGTGGTGGATACTGATGGCTGGGTAAGAGACGAGCACGGAATACTGCACAAAAATACGCTGGTAGAGGCCTTGAAACCGGACGCGGTGGTGGTTCTCGGTGAAGAACTGGGTGGCTACTTCACGCGTTTTAGGAAGCTAGGAATCGCTGTCTACGAGGTTCAAGCCCCAGTATATAGGAAAGTAAGAAGTCGCGAGGAACGGAGAGTACTGAGAAGCCTAAGATACCGCGAGTTCCTTGAAGGCGCCCAGGTGGTAAGGGTAAAAATGGACAACGTTCTGATCGAGGGTTGTAGTGTGTTCCACGGCCTAGAGGTAGACACGTCTAGTGTGTCGAACTTCATAGAAGGCAGGGTAGTCTACGCCTCCAAGCTACCCGGCGTCCTCAACGTCTATGGCATAGTTAAGAGCTACCAAGGCGATGAGCTAAAGAAGCTGGGCTACGAGAAAGTCCGAGTATACAATCAAGGCTTTGAGAAGGGCTTGTACTGCGCAGTCGGTTCGTTGAACGGCCCCGAATACCCCTGCTTAGTTGAGAAATTCGACTTTGAATCTCGCGAGGTGGTTTTAAGAACAAGGTATACAGGTAAAATAGACGTGTTGAGGCTGTCTAGAATGAAGCTCACCCCTGAGTATTTAGAGGAGTATCTCGAGGTGTAGGCATTGGAGCTGGAGTACCTCAAAAAAACAGCATCACGGATGGGCAAGCGCGTAATTGAGCATGGCCTCATAGAGCGCGAATACGATGTTACCAGGATTAGTTATATGAACAGAGATGCCCTGGTTTTCTTTAAGGTCAAGGAGCTGGAAGATGTAGTGTTATTTTCTAATCTCCTGTCAACGCGTAAGGACATTATTTCACTCCTAGGCGTTAATAGCCTGGAAGAAGCGTATCTGGCGGTCGAAAGGGCTCAGCAAACTCCTACATCACTCGAACAGGTGAACTTCAAGGACTACTTCGATGAGGTTGAAGTAGACCTTTCGAGGCTACCATTTTTAAAGTTTTACAGGGAAGACGGGGGTTACTATTTAACCAGTTCAGTGTACATAGTGTGCCACGAATCTACGTGTAATGCGAGTTATCACAGAACGATGTACTTATCCAAAAATAGAGTAGTTCTAAGAGTAGTACCGCGGCATTTATACCACATCATCTCGAAGTTTTTCGAGGAAGGTAGGGACGCACCAGTAGCGCTGGTCCTCGGGCTCGACCCCTACCACGAAATGGCAGCTGCCACGAGCCCTCCACTAGGTATTTTCGAGGTAGGGGTTGGTGCATCCCTAGGTGGTGAACGAAAGGTTGCTAGAACTCCAAAATACGGTATTCCCGTACCCGCGAACGCGAGCATTGTTATCGAAGGAGTCATCCCCAGAGGCGAGAGGGCCCTTGAAGGCCCCTTCGTAGACATGTTAATGCTGGTGGACGGGGCCCGTGAGCAACCAATCTTCATCGCGGAGAGCATGTACCTGTCGAGAAGGCGCCCTCTGCTGGTTCACGCGATCGTGCCGGGCCTCTGGGAACACCAGCTATTCATGGGATTTCCCCGAGAAGCGCACATGTACATAGAACTAAAGCGAGTATTACCGTGCGTTAAGGCTGTCAGGTTGACGGAAGGGGGATCCATGTGGTTGCATGGAGTCGTGTCTATTAGCAAGGAGTGCTCGGAGGGTGATGCGAAGTTAGCCGCGCTTGTTGCGATCTCCGGGCACCCGAGTATTAAGCACTTAGTTATAGTGGACGATGACATTGATGTGGATGACTTGGAAGACGTTGAATGGGCGATAGCTACTAGGGTTAAAGGCGGAAGCGACGTACTCGTCTTGAGAGATGTGCGGGGAAGTACTCTTGAGCCTAGAAGCAGGGAGGGCGTTGGGGACAAGGTAGTGGTAGTAGCTATAACACCCAGAAACGAGCCCTACGACAAGTATAGGCGCGCGGAGATACCGTAATGTACCTCACCGAAGAGCAGGAGAGAATACTACAAGGCGAGTACGGGTGGGCTGCCGCCAAGGCGCTAGAGCTTATAGTTAAGGTGGGCGATGCTGTCGGTGCTCGAGAACTCGTCGAGATAAAGCACGCCCACGTATCAGGAATATCGTACTCTAACATCGGCAAGTACGGGCTAGAGTTCATACGGGACTTCTACGGGAAAGGGGGCAGGGCGAAGGTGTACACAACAATAAACCCGGGTTGCTTAGACTACTCCGGGCTGTCTAGAATTGTAGAGAACAGGTACGTGGAGGAGCAGCGCAAAATAGACGAGGCTCTGATCGGGATGGGGTTCAAACCCGTGCTCACCTGCATTCCATATTACTACAGACCCCCTACAGCGGGCGAGCACCTGGCATGGGGGGAAAGCAGCGCCGTAATATATGCCAACTCCTTTTTCGGAGCCTACACTAATAGGGAAGGCGGCCCAGTAGCGCTTGCTGCATCCATAGTCGGGTACACGTACAAGGCCGGGCTACACCTAGACGAGAACAGAGTTGCCAGGGTAAAGGTAGAGGTGCCTGTGAAATTACTACACCTACCGGCTGGAGCTCTAGGCCTGTGGATTGGAGAGTTCGTTAATGAAGTGCCTTACGTCGTCGGGCTCAAGAACATTGATATCAGTGAGCTTAAAGCGCTCCTAGCTTCCATGGCTTCCACCGGGAGTCACGCACTCGCGGTGTTAGAGGGTATTACGCCACGTAACACATACCGCCTCGAGCTGGAAGACAGGGTTACAGTAGAGGAAGACCTGCTAGAAAATTACCTAGGCGATGACTTATCGGGCGACGACAAAGTATTAGGCTACATTGGCTGTCCGCATGTACACCCGGTGGAGCTACTCGTAGTAATTAAATTACTGGGAAAGTACGGTCGCCCTAAAAGAGGAAAGCTACTAGTTACGGTTCCACGAGAGTACGTGTCCAAGTTCCGGGGTATCATTTACGAGCTTAAAGCACGTGGCGTTGATGTGGCTGCAGGTACCTGTCCCGTCGTTTCACGCCTTCGTGAGAGGTTTGACGCAGTGGTCACTAATAGCGGTAAAGCAGCGTTTTACATTAAGAAAGTATACGGTGTTAGGGTAAGGCTCGCTAAGCTAGAGGGGGTCGTAAAGTATGTATGCGGGAGTAAGGGTTAGGGTAAAGCCGATCATCCCGGGGGAGTGTAAAGGCAGTCTTTTAATACTAGATCGTCACATAAGCTTTTTCGGCGAAGTGGACCCCGAAACGGGATGTTTGAAGGAGGGAGATATAGACATCTGCATTGACGGCAAAGTACTCGCTTTTAGGGGTAGCCGGGGTAGCACAGTCGGCCCATACGTCCTTTACGCCTTGAAGAAAAATGCGAAGGCGCCGTTGTGCATGCTAGTTGAAGAGGTGGAGCCCATGCTCGTAGCCGGGTGCGTTCTCGGGGATATACCGCTATATGTCGTTGAACCTTTTTCGGTGCTTTCTGGGATTCCTGATGGAGCGCACGTAGAAGTCAGGGAGGGGGAGCTCTATGTACGCTGGTAGTGGACTATTCGTAGTACTAGAGGGTATTGATGGCTCCGGTAAGACGACGGTAGCTAGCATGCTAGTGGAAAAGCTCAGTAAATTGGGCTATAGCGTTGCCTACACGTACGAACCAACGGACTCCGAGGTGGTTACCTTAATGAAGACGAAGTACAGGGATCTCCGTGACCCCTACATAGATGCACTGACGTTTGCACTAGACAGGCTACTACACGTCAAGATCACGATAAAACCTCTTTTAGAGAAGGGCTACGTAGTAGTCTCGGACAGGTACTTCTACAGTAGCGCTGCGTACCAGTCAGCGTGCGGTGCACCGTTAGAATGGGTATTGGAGGTCAATGCATGGGCGTTGAAGCCGGATATCGCCGTTTACCTCGACGTAGAGCCCGAGCTAGCATTGAAAAGGAAGCTCGGCTCTTCTTCCCGCTTCCCGGAGTTCGAGGAGGTGCTACTCTTACGGAGGGTTCGCGAGGCGTACTTGGAGCTCGTCAAGCGCGGTCTACTAATTAAAGTTGACGCTTCCAGGAGCGTAGAAGAGGTCTACAGCGACGTTGAAGGCGCCGTTCTAGGAGCGTTAAGATCAAGGGCTACTTCTTGGTAGCGTGTTTTAGCCTCTGAATGCGTTCAAGCACCTCTAGCCACCTGATCAACTCCGCCGGGTCTACGTCAGAGTTACCGGTCAACGTTTCGATTGTTTTAAGGGCGTGAACCTCCAAGCGCTCCAGTACATTAGCTAGGTATGTCCTAGCGTAGACTTCCCTGACCTCCTCATCCGTTTTCACGACGTGAACCCTGCCGTGAACTGGGCACACTATCTCGCCGCTCTTAAGCTTAAATAACGGTAAGTTGCAGCCCTCCACGGGGCATATCTCGGCCAGCATCACCGCGCCGGACTTCAGGAGCTCTGCCATTATTTTCGCCGGATCCCTGCTTAGCCCCATAAACAGACACCTGAAAACATATAAGCCAAGCTACTCTTCCTTCTAAACAAGAAGACTGTGTATACGTATTTATAAAGAGTAACAGGAGGTGGGGTTCTTGAGTAGGATTATAGATAATGAAGCGCGGATTAAGAGCGCGATTTACATGCTTGTAACTATAATTAACGATACGGCCGTGCCCAGAAACATTAGGCGGGCGGCAACGGAGGCGCTCAATTACCTGCGCGATGAAAGGCATTCACCGGGCGTTAGAGCTGCTAACGCCATTAGTGCGCTGGACCAGGTTAGCCAAGACCCCAACATGCCGCTGAGCGCGAGAACGAAGATCTGGCAGATAATAGCGCTCTTAGAGACCATAAAGGATTGAAGCCGCTTAGTGGCCGTGCTTAACTCCTCGAGCTAGGTAGATCCCTGCATGGTAAGTGTGAGGGTAAGGGGGATTTACGCGACCGCCATTTCGAAGATACTGCTTGAGAGCGGCTTCAAGCTCGTAGAAGCGAGCGAGAAGGTTAGAGAGAGGCTTGGAATTGATCTTGACGCTGCACCATGTGATGTTACGGTAAAAGACTGCGAGAACGTAGACGAGCTTCTCGTTGTAGGGTTTCCAGGAGAGGCAGGGCTCGTCTACAAGGTGTTATTAGATAGCTTAAAGTACGTGTTTAGGTGGGAGTCGCCTGTAGAGTTGCACGCTGTTTACGTTGGTAGAGTTACCAGCAAGCAAGGAGAACTATGCGTAGTCGACATCGGTGGAACTCACGGTTCTCTGTACCCATGTAAAGAAGAAGTTGGTAGTAAAGTAGTAGTGGGCGTGAAAAAGCCCCCGTTAAAGCCCCAAGAACGGCTTATCTTGACGAGGAACTTCAGGATTGTTGGTAAGTATATTGCCCTAGTGCACGGAGAGCCCAGAATCTCCTTTTCCGAGCACATACGCGACTCAAGTGTAAGGGCGAGGCTCTCGGTGATCGCGGCGTCGAAGCTCGCGGGTAGTGGTTTAGGAATACATTTTAGAAGTAGCTCTAAGTACGCTGATAGCAGGTCCATCGCTAGCGAAGTAGACGTGCTCCTAGAAGAGTACAGGAACCTGTTAAAGCGCGCAGAAGAAGCGCGCGAGCCCGCGAAGCTTAGAGACGGCGAGTTCATAGCTATATTAGGGCTTACGAGCCTGGCTAAGCAGCTACTTGACGGGTATAGGAGACAAGTTACGTACACGATTGACATGCACCACAGCTTAAAGTCCATGGGATTAAGCGACTTGGTGGACTTCGCCGAGCACCTACTCATGCACAGTAGTGGGGGCAGGGGCGAGGGTACAGGTGCCGGCGTAGCTACTTACATCGTCAAGAGCCTGCTAGAAACAGGTACGGTAGAATTCCTCCATGTAAGGCCTACTGGCGAGGTAATAAGGCTCCAGCCGGGCAGGGTCGTAAACGCCAGGGTCGAAAGCAACAAGCTAGTCATGGTGGTGGAAAGGACCATCAAGTCGGAGGGAACATACGACGGGCTGAATGTCGAGAGAAGGCCCGGTGACGTGGACTACGTCGTGGTGGATACCGGTAAACCCGTGCTTTCCCACAACTACCATAGGGCTGGTAGCTGGCTGGGATCGTACATAAACATAAATACGCCCCCAGAAGTAGCGCCCGGGGTGGTTAAGTACCATGACCTGCTAATAGACGTCGTAATACACCCTTCGGGAGAAACCAGGCTAGTTGACGTGGAGGAACTTGAAAGGCTACGTGAACAGGGAGCGGTAACGGACGCGTTATACCTGTACGCTAAAAGAGCTGTCGAAGACGTGCTCGCAAACCCCTACGGCTACGTTTATAACCCGTCGAGGAATCTAGAGAAATAGGTGCGGGGGTGCCCGAGCTTGGTCAAAGGGGTCGGGCTTAGGACCCGATGGCGTAGGCCTGCGTGGGTTCGAATCCCACCCCCCGCACTCGCATACCCTTATTTTCCCTAGGGCTACTTCCTATAACTTTGGTGGTCTAATTGAAGCTCTACGAGTATGAAGCCAAGGAAATAGCCTCTAAATACGGAATCCCGGTACCGCGAGGTAAGATCGCTAAAACACCCGATGAAGTTGCATACATTGCAAGGGAGCTCGGACCTGTAGTGATTAAGGCACAAGTACTTGTTGGTGGACGGGGGCTCGCTGGTGGCGTTAAGGCCGCGTCAACCCCCGAAGAGGCCTTTAGGATCGCCAGCTCGCTACTAAGCTCGAGTATACGCGGCGAGAAGGTAAACGCCTTGTTAGTTGAAGAGAAGGTCTGCATTGCGAGAGAGCTCTACCTGTCCCTAACGGTAGACCGTACCGCTAGGAAGCCCGTGTACCTTGTCTCCGAAATAGGTGGCGTGGAGATAGAAGAGCTCGCGAAAAAGTACCCGGAGAAAATGCACAGAATATACGTTGACCCCGAAATAGGCTACACGGATTACATGAGCCGCGACGCCCTCGTAGCCTTGAACCTGCCCTGGAGCGCCCTAGGAGAGCTCTCACCGCTCATGAAGTCCATGTACAGGATAATGCTCGACTACGACGCCGAGCTGGTGGAGTTTAATCCACTCGCATACACGTGTGAAGGTAAGCTCGTGGCGCTGGACGCCAAGATCATCATAGACGACAACAGCCTCTACAAGCACCCCGAGCTACAGAGGCTCCATGGAAGGGACCTATCAGACTACGAGAAGAAGGCTAAAGACCTTGGCTTCAGTTACGTAGAGTTAGACGGCGATATAGGCGTTATTAGCAACGGTGCGGGTTTAACGATGGCCACGATGGATTCGATACTGTATTATGGTGGTAAGCCGGCAAACTTTCTAGACATTGGCGGTGGCGCTTCAAGGGATCGAGTTAAGGAAGCCGTAAAGCTCATGCTAACCCACCCGAGATCAAAGGTCTTGCTGATAAACATCTTCGGTGGAATAACGCGCTGCGATGAGGTGGCCGCGGGCATCGTAGAGGCTTTAAGAGAAGTTGGCGTTTCCAAGCCCATAGTCGTGAGAATGCTCGGTACTAACGAGGAGGAAGGCAGGCGTATATTGAGAGAACACGGTATAGATGCTTACTTTGAAATGGATGACGCCGTTAAAGCCGTCGTGGAGCGCTCCAGGAGGTGACCTCCATGGGAATACTCGTTAACTCGAAAACACGGGCCATAGTGCAAGGTATAACGGGGAGGGAGGGGAGCTTTCACACCAAGTTGATGCTAGAGTACGGGACTAAAATAGTAGCCGGGACCTCGCCGGGTAAGGGAGGAAGCTACGTCCACGGTGTACCGGTGTACAACACCGTCTACGAAGCTGTGAGGGAGCAGGGCCCAGTGGATGCGTCAGTAGTATTTGTTCCGGCCAGGTTCGCGCCGGACGCCGTGTACGAGGCCGTGGACAACGGGCTGAAGCTCGTAGTAGTAATAACAGAAGGGGTATCCCTACACGAAGAAGTGAGGTTTGTGAATTACGCTAAGAAGCGTGGTGTCATAATCGTCGGCCCTAACACGCCGGGCTTAATGACGGTTGGCGAGTGTAAACTCGGCATAATGCCTGCACACGTGTTTTCCAGTGGACGTATAGGCCTCGTATCGAGAAGCGGTACACTAACATACGAGATCGCGAGGGAGCTCGGGAAGGCCGGGCATGGGATCTCAACGGTCATAGGCCTCGGAGGAGACCCGGTGACGGGTCTAGACTTCATAGAGGTTTCGGAGATGTTCCTCCAAGACCCGGAAACGGATGCTGTAGTGCTAATTGGGGAAATAGGAGGTGATGCCGAGGAGAGGTTCGCAAAGTACTATGGCGGACTTTCTTCGAAGAAGCCCGTAGTAGCGTACATTGCCGGTAAGACCGCGCCACCGGGTAAGAGAATGGGTCATGCAGGCGCAATAATATCGATGGGTATGGGAGACTACAAGTCCAAGAAGGACTCCTTAGAGAGGGCGGGGGTACCAGTAGCCGAGACCCCTTCGCAGGTACCTTTATTACTCGCCGGCCTCTTGAAGAAGTAGTAAAGTTTTTTACTTCACACAGCACTATAACAGCTTGGCGTAGTGCCGTGAAGGGGTTTTACATGAGTGTGCTCGAGAAGGTAGGGCCCGGCGAAAAGGCTCCCGAAGAGGTCAACGTGCTGATCGAAATACCCGTTGGTAGCGGCGTTAAGTACGAAGTCGACAAGGAAACCGGTGTGCTCTTCGTTGACAGGGTGCTTTACACGTCGATGGTGTACCCCTTTAACTACGGCTTCATACCAGGCACGTTAGAGGAAGACGGTGACCCCGTGGACGTGCTTGTTGTTTCCTACGATCCACTAATACCCGGCTCTGTGATAAGGGTTAAGCCAGTGGGAGTCTTGGAGACCGAGGACGAGAAGGGCTTTGACGCGAAGGTCGTAGCTGTGCCGGCCGATAAGATCGACCCGAGATTCCAGAACATAAAGGACGTCGCGGACCTCCCAGAAGCCATTAAGGAGAGGATCGAGCACTTCTTCGCGCACTATAAAGAACTGGAAAGGGGAAAGTGGGTCAGGGTACTGGGCTGGAAAGACAGAGGCGCGGCCTTAGAGAAGATTAGGAAAGCCATTGAAAGGTATAGGAAAGGCAAGGAGTAGTAGAGGGTAGGTGATGCGGCCCGAAGAGGCGGCAACTACCAGGGAGAGGATTGTTGAGATTTTAAGGAGGAGTAGTAGACCGCTCACAGTTGATGAGATAGCGAGGGAGCTCGGTACCGATATAGCGGCCGAAGACGTGTACGAGCACCTAGTGCACGCCGCGAGATCACTACGTGCCAGGAGCGGTGGGCGGGAAATATTAGTGATGGAGCCTCCTTACTGCAAGAAGTGCGGTTACGTGTTCAAAAACCTGAATAGGCCTAGAAAACCCAGTAGGTGTCCTCGCTGCAAAGGCGAGTGGGTGGCAGCCCCTAGGTTTACCATTGTCAGGAGAGGCTAGTAAACTGCTAGGAGCTTTTTAATTTCTCTCTTAAACTCCTCAGGGTCCCTGAGCAGCAGTTCTAACAGTTCCCTCGGATCTTTATGCCCTCTCGTCAGAGCGGTGACAGGCTTTAAGAAGGCCTCTAACATGATCAGGCTTGCCACCTCGGAGTTGGAGTAGATTTTCTGTATTACCTCGAAAACAAACTCCGGCTTCGTAATAAACGCTTCGAGTAAGCTCGATTTCAGTTTCAGCTTACAGTGCAGCTCTAGCAGTTCAAGTAGCCCGGGAAACTTGTTCTTTGCGTGCAACTTAATGTAGTCTACTACGCTCCCCGCCGCATCTACTGTACTAGTTAGCATTAACACGAGCTCACCTCTTCTCGATCACCGTTAAAACCCCGCCGCGAGTCTTGTACCACGTTAATGCGAAAAGTGCGAGCGAGAGCGCCGTTAGGTACGCGATCGACACCTCTGCAGGTACACCTTCGCTTAAGCCTATGCCCAGCCTGAGTAAGCAGACAA harbors:
- the sucC gene encoding ADP-forming succinate--CoA ligase subunit beta; this encodes MKLYEYEAKEIASKYGIPVPRGKIAKTPDEVAYIARELGPVVIKAQVLVGGRGLAGGVKAASTPEEAFRIASSLLSSSIRGEKVNALLVEEKVCIARELYLSLTVDRTARKPVYLVSEIGGVEIEELAKKYPEKMHRIYVDPEIGYTDYMSRDALVALNLPWSALGELSPLMKSMYRIMLDYDAELVEFNPLAYTCEGKLVALDAKIIIDDNSLYKHPELQRLHGRDLSDYEKKAKDLGFSYVELDGDIGVISNGAGLTMATMDSILYYGGKPANFLDIGGGASRDRVKEAVKLMLTHPRSKVLLINIFGGITRCDEVAAGIVEALREVGVSKPIVVRMLGTNEEEGRRILREHGIDAYFEMDDAVKAVVERSRR
- the sucD gene encoding succinate--CoA ligase subunit alpha, encoding MGILVNSKTRAIVQGITGREGSFHTKLMLEYGTKIVAGTSPGKGGSYVHGVPVYNTVYEAVREQGPVDASVVFVPARFAPDAVYEAVDNGLKLVVVITEGVSLHEEVRFVNYAKKRGVIIVGPNTPGLMTVGECKLGIMPAHVFSSGRIGLVSRSGTLTYEIARELGKAGHGISTVIGLGGDPVTGLDFIEVSEMFLQDPETDAVVLIGEIGGDAEERFAKYYGGLSSKKPVVAYIAGKTAPPGKRMGHAGAIISMGMGDYKSKKDSLERAGVPVAETPSQVPLLLAGLLKK
- the ppa gene encoding inorganic diphosphatase; translated protein: MSVLEKVGPGEKAPEEVNVLIEIPVGSGVKYEVDKETGVLFVDRVLYTSMVYPFNYGFIPGTLEEDGDPVDVLVVSYDPLIPGSVIRVKPVGVLETEDEKGFDAKVVAVPADKIDPRFQNIKDVADLPEAIKERIEHFFAHYKELERGKWVRVLGWKDRGAALEKIRKAIERYRKGKE
- a CDS encoding transcriptional regulator encodes the protein MRPEEAATTRERIVEILRRSSRPLTVDEIARELGTDIAAEDVYEHLVHAARSLRARSGGREILVMEPPYCKKCGYVFKNLNRPRKPSRCPRCKGEWVAAPRFTIVRRG